From the Phoenix dactylifera cultivar Barhee BC4 chromosome 10, palm_55x_up_171113_PBpolish2nd_filt_p, whole genome shotgun sequence genome, one window contains:
- the LOC103697320 gene encoding ferrochelatase-1, chloroplastic-like isoform X2 — MKAMGSGVHLKLSGFCHRRTNNSPELSCHSLRAFTFNATSIFHCLREDSQRSKKPLEIVAISHLASAGSSDNFTKTSLHKPVTKRHLNGKTFFSTEAYVLDGEVLGVSSDIAQERVGVLLLNLGGPETLHDVQPFLFNLFADPDIIRLPRLFRFLQQPLAQLISVLRAPKSKEGYAAIGGGSPLRRITDEQARALRVALEEKNLHANVYVGMRYWHPFTEEAIHQIKKDNITKLVVLPLYPQFSISTSGSSIRLLQNIFRLPVSIIESWYQREGYIKSMADLIEKELLSFSEPEEVMIFFSAHGVPLSYVEDAGDPYRDQMEECIALIMDELESRGIPNNHTLAYQSRVGPVQWLKPYTDEVIVELGQKGVKNLLAVPISFVSEHIETLEEIDMEYKQLALQSGIKNWGRVPALGCTSSFISDLADAVIEALPSASAMSSEKDTCRDADMDPVQYAIKMFFGSILTFILLLSPKLFCVLRNSL; from the exons ATGAAAGCCATGGGATCTGGAGTTCACCTCAAACTTTCTGGTTTTTGTCATCGAAGAACTAACAATTCCCCAGAATT GTCATGCCACAGTTTAAGGGCTTTTACATTCAATGCCACATCTATCTTCCATTGTTTACGGGAAGACTCACAAAGAAGCAAAAAACCATTAGAGATAGTTGCAATCTCACATCTTGCCTCAGCTGGTAGCAGTGACAATTTTACCAAAACATCTTTGCATAAACCAGTTACGAAGCGACATCTAAATGGGAAAACATTTTTTTCAACTGAAGCATATGTTCTTGATGGAGAAGTTTTGGGAGTTTCTTCAGATATTGCACAGGAAAGGGTTGGGGTGCTGTTATTGAACCTTGGTGGTCCAGAGACCCTTCATGATGTTCAGCCATTTCTATTCAATTTATTTGCCGATCCA GATATAATACGGTTGCCAAGGTTATTTCGATTTCTTCAGCAACCATTGGCCCAACTAATTTCTGTTCTGAGAGCTCCAAAGAGTAAAGAGGGGTATGCTGCTATCGGTGGTGGGTCACCTTTGCGAAGAATCACAGATGAGCAG GCACGTGCGCTGAGAGTAGCTCTGGAAGAGAAGAACTTGCATGCAAATGTTTATGTTGGAATGCGATATTGGCACCCCTTCACTGAGGAAGCCATTCATCAG ATTAAAAAGGATAACATTACAAAGCTTGTCGTTCTACCACTTTATCCTCAATTCTCCATATCTACAAGTGGATCAAGCATCCGTCTTCTTCAGAATATCTTCAG ATTGCCGGTTTCTATCattgaatcatggtatcaaCGAGAAGGTTACATCAAATCGATGGCTGACTTAATAGAGAAAGAGCTATTGAGTTTCTCTGAGCCTGAAGAG GTCATGATATTCTTCAGTGCTCATGGAGTCCCACTTAGCTATGTGGAGGATGCAGGAGATCCTTATAGAGATCAAATGGAAGAATGTATTGCTTTAATCATGGACGAATTAGAATCTAGAGGAATTCCCAACAACCACACCCTTGCTTATCAG AGCCGAGTTGGGCCTGTTCAATGGTTGAAGCCTTATACCGATGAAGTTATAGTTGAGCTTGGTCAGAAAGGTGTAAAGAATCTTCTGGCTGTTCCAATAAG TTTTGTAAGTGAGCATATTGAAACTCTGGAAGAAATCGACATGGAGTACAAGCAGTTGGCTCTACAGTCAGGCATTAAGAACTGGGGCAGGGTACCTGCTCTAGGTTGCACCTCTTCCTTCATCTCAGATCTGGCAGATGCGGTTATAGAAGCTCTCCCTTCTGCTTCTGCTATGTCAAGTGAAAAGGATACATGCAGAGATGCTGACATGGACCCAGTACAATATGCAATAAAAATGTTTTTTGGGTCGATCTTAACATTCATTTTGTTGCTATCCCCGAAATTATTCTGTGTTCTCAGAAATTCTCTCTAA
- the LOC103697320 gene encoding ferrochelatase-1, chloroplastic-like isoform X1 has product MKAMGSGVHLKLSGFCHRRTNNSPELSCHSLRAFTFNATSIFHCLREDSQRSKKPLEIVAISHLASAGSSDNFTKTSLHKPVTKRHLNGKTFFSTEAYVLDGEVLGVSSDIAQERVGVLLLNLGGPETLHDVQPFLFNLFADPDIIRLPRLFRFLQQPLAQLISVLRAPKSKEGYAAIGGGSPLRRITDEQARALRVALEEKNLHANVYVGMRYWHPFTEEAIHQIKKDNITKLVVLPLYPQFSISTSGSSIRLLQNIFSGDAYFARLPVSIIESWYQREGYIKSMADLIEKELLSFSEPEEVMIFFSAHGVPLSYVEDAGDPYRDQMEECIALIMDELESRGIPNNHTLAYQSRVGPVQWLKPYTDEVIVELGQKGVKNLLAVPISFVSEHIETLEEIDMEYKQLALQSGIKNWGRVPALGCTSSFISDLADAVIEALPSASAMSSEKDTCRDADMDPVQYAIKMFFGSILTFILLLSPKLFCVLRNSL; this is encoded by the exons ATGAAAGCCATGGGATCTGGAGTTCACCTCAAACTTTCTGGTTTTTGTCATCGAAGAACTAACAATTCCCCAGAATT GTCATGCCACAGTTTAAGGGCTTTTACATTCAATGCCACATCTATCTTCCATTGTTTACGGGAAGACTCACAAAGAAGCAAAAAACCATTAGAGATAGTTGCAATCTCACATCTTGCCTCAGCTGGTAGCAGTGACAATTTTACCAAAACATCTTTGCATAAACCAGTTACGAAGCGACATCTAAATGGGAAAACATTTTTTTCAACTGAAGCATATGTTCTTGATGGAGAAGTTTTGGGAGTTTCTTCAGATATTGCACAGGAAAGGGTTGGGGTGCTGTTATTGAACCTTGGTGGTCCAGAGACCCTTCATGATGTTCAGCCATTTCTATTCAATTTATTTGCCGATCCA GATATAATACGGTTGCCAAGGTTATTTCGATTTCTTCAGCAACCATTGGCCCAACTAATTTCTGTTCTGAGAGCTCCAAAGAGTAAAGAGGGGTATGCTGCTATCGGTGGTGGGTCACCTTTGCGAAGAATCACAGATGAGCAG GCACGTGCGCTGAGAGTAGCTCTGGAAGAGAAGAACTTGCATGCAAATGTTTATGTTGGAATGCGATATTGGCACCCCTTCACTGAGGAAGCCATTCATCAG ATTAAAAAGGATAACATTACAAAGCTTGTCGTTCTACCACTTTATCCTCAATTCTCCATATCTACAAGTGGATCAAGCATCCGTCTTCTTCAGAATATCTTCAG CGGAGATGCTTACTTTGCAAGATTGCCGGTTTCTATCattgaatcatggtatcaaCGAGAAGGTTACATCAAATCGATGGCTGACTTAATAGAGAAAGAGCTATTGAGTTTCTCTGAGCCTGAAGAG GTCATGATATTCTTCAGTGCTCATGGAGTCCCACTTAGCTATGTGGAGGATGCAGGAGATCCTTATAGAGATCAAATGGAAGAATGTATTGCTTTAATCATGGACGAATTAGAATCTAGAGGAATTCCCAACAACCACACCCTTGCTTATCAG AGCCGAGTTGGGCCTGTTCAATGGTTGAAGCCTTATACCGATGAAGTTATAGTTGAGCTTGGTCAGAAAGGTGTAAAGAATCTTCTGGCTGTTCCAATAAG TTTTGTAAGTGAGCATATTGAAACTCTGGAAGAAATCGACATGGAGTACAAGCAGTTGGCTCTACAGTCAGGCATTAAGAACTGGGGCAGGGTACCTGCTCTAGGTTGCACCTCTTCCTTCATCTCAGATCTGGCAGATGCGGTTATAGAAGCTCTCCCTTCTGCTTCTGCTATGTCAAGTGAAAAGGATACATGCAGAGATGCTGACATGGACCCAGTACAATATGCAATAAAAATGTTTTTTGGGTCGATCTTAACATTCATTTTGTTGCTATCCCCGAAATTATTCTGTGTTCTCAGAAATTCTCTCTAA